The genome window TTGGACGCCGAAGCGGCACCAGTTGCAACCAACACAGGATTTAATAGTGCGAAGGGATTTTCCGTAGGCGTGGCCACTTTCGAAGCCAGCGTCGATCAGCTTGCGCCAGATCTCGGGGAGGTCGTTGAGTTGAGCGCCAAATAAATCGATGCGCTGTCCGCCGGTGATCTTGACGTAGAGGTCGTAGTCTTTGGCGACTTCGCCGATCACGATCAGCTTGTCGGCTGTGATTTCACCACCTGGCACGCGTGGCACGACGGAGTAGGTGCCGTTCTTCTGAATGTTCGCGAGGAAGCGGTCGTTGGTGTCCTGTAGCTTGGCGTTTGATTTAGCGATGACCTTGTCATTGTGAATCGATGCGAGGATCGAACCGATTGCTGGTTTGCAAATTTCGCAGCCGTGTTCGCCTTTGCCATGTGTGCCGAGGAGGGCGTCGAAAGTGGTGATGCCGGAGACTTTGACGATATCGTAAAGTTCGGTGCGGGTATGAGCAAAGTGCTCACAGAGATCGGTGTTGACCGCTTCGCCGAGCTCGCCGAGTTGATAGTTGAGCAATTTGGTGACGAGTGGCACGCAGCCGCCGCAACCAGTGCCAGCTTTAGTCATGCTCTTAATATCGCCGAGTGTGCGCACGCCGTCGTTAATGATGACGCCGCAGATCGCGCCTTTGCTGACGTTTTCACAGGAGCAAATCGTCGCAGTGTCAGGGAGTGCTGCTGGGCCGCCGCCGATGTCCTCGGAGCCATCACTGGCTGGAAGGATCAACTTCATCGGATCTTCGGGAAGCTCCATGTGGTTGAGTGTCATCTGTAGTAGGGTGCCGTATGCTTCGGCGTCGCCGATTAAGATGCCGCCGATCAGATACTTGCCATCTTCCGTGAGGATGAGGCGTTTGTAGACCCCTGAATGCGGGTCGGTGATGGTAATATTTTTATGCGGCTCCTTGGTTTCGATGTTACCAAAGCTGGCGACGTCAGTGCCGATCAGCTTGAGCTTCGTTGACATGTCAGCACCAGTGAAACCAGCTTCGCCGCCGACGAGCTGGGTTGCGACTGCATCGGCCATGGTGTAGCCAGGTGCGACGAGACCATAGATGAAATTATTGTAGAGTGCGCACTCGCCGATCGCGTAAACATCTGGATCGCTAGTGAGCAGTTGATCGTTGACGAGGATGCCGCCGCGCTCGCCGACTTCGAGGCCGGACTCACGAGCAAGTTCATCGCGTGGGCGAATACCTGCGGAGACGATGATCATGTCGACATCGAGTGAGGTCTCGTCCTTGAACTCCATGCCGGAAACTGCGCCTTCGCCTGCGATGTTGGTGGTCGCTTTGTTGAGGTGCACGGAAATGTTACGAGTCTCGATGATGTCCTTTAGGATCGCGCCGCCTTCGTCGTCGACTTGTCTGGCCATGAGGCGTGGAGCAAATTCGACCACGTGTGTTTCGAGGCCAAGGTCTTGTGCGGCTTTCGCGGCTTCGAGGCCGAGGAGGCCACCGCCGATGACCGCTGCCTTCGATGCGACTTTGGCGTGCTCCATCATACCTTCGAGATCTTCGATGGTGCGGTAAACAAAGACGCCCTTTTTATCGATGCCAGGCACGGGTGGAACGAATGGCGAGGAGCCTGTTGCGAGCACTAGCTTGTCATAGCTGACTTCAACGCCTTTCGCAGAGATGACTTTCTTTGCCGCACGGTCAATCGTGACGGCTTTGTCTTCGAGGTGAATGGTGATGTCATTTTCCTCATACCATTTGAGTGGCTGTAGTGTGAGGTCTTCAGCGGTCTTACCGGTAAAGTATTCGGAAAGATGCACGCGGTCGTAGGCTGGGCGTGGTTCTTCACAAAATGTGATGATGTTAAATTGTTTGTCGGTGTCCTTCTCAACGAGTCGTGAGCAGAACTTGCAACCGACCATACCGTTTCCGATGACGACGATGTTTTGTTTTTTCATATATATAAGAGTGTTAAATTCGTTTTAGGAGTTTGTGGGTGGTTTAGCGTGTGCCGTGCCAGCTTTTAGTATGCGCGATATTTAACTATGAATAATTTACATGAATTATATTAATGAAAATGGGTTGCTGGTTTAAACGCATGGCAATGGGAGAAATCACTTGATTTGAATCTTCACATAGCTGTCTGGCTGTGGCATCTTGCGCCCTTCGTTTTATTTCACGAAACACTGACTTGCATGAACCACGAACAACCTAAGAACCCTTTACACGGCTATACGCTCGAGCAGATCGTCATCAGTCTCTCTGACTATTATGGATGGGACGGCCTTGGCGGTCGTATTGAGATTCGCTGCTTCAACGAGAATCCGTCGGTTAAATCTAGCCTGAAGTTCTTACGTCGCACGCCATGGGCGCGTAAGAAGGTAGAGGAGCTGTTTGTCTATACACTTGAAAAATACGGCACAGATGAGGCTTCGGAGGAAGAGGCGGCGTCTGAAGGTGAGGGGTAGCGGACTTTGGGCGATTATCTTGATGGACATTTGATGACGCGCCGAATGGCACTACCCTGAGATTCGAGTTGAATTCGTAGGGGCTTTGCTCGCGAAGACCGCAATAACACTGAACACTATCGTGTCTCCTTCGCCTTAAACTCCTTTAGCCGCCTGCGACTCAGTTTTCCCAACAATAATATTCAGAATTGTTGAGATTGTCTCCGAGTAAATTCCCGCTACGTCGCGTTTATTCAATCATCCACTGTCCTTTGAATCGTGCCAGTTTAGGTGTGCTTGCGTTACCTTTGGGGGATTCGGTATCGCTTCGCCAT of Lentimonas sp. CC4 contains these proteins:
- the nirB gene encoding nitrite reductase large subunit NirB; protein product: MKKQNIVVIGNGMVGCKFCSRLVEKDTDKQFNIITFCEEPRPAYDRVHLSEYFTGKTAEDLTLQPLKWYEENDITIHLEDKAVTIDRAAKKVISAKGVEVSYDKLVLATGSSPFVPPVPGIDKKGVFVYRTIEDLEGMMEHAKVASKAAVIGGGLLGLEAAKAAQDLGLETHVVEFAPRLMARQVDDEGGAILKDIIETRNISVHLNKATTNIAGEGAVSGMEFKDETSLDVDMIIVSAGIRPRDELARESGLEVGERGGILVNDQLLTSDPDVYAIGECALYNNFIYGLVAPGYTMADAVATQLVGGEAGFTGADMSTKLKLIGTDVASFGNIETKEPHKNITITDPHSGVYKRLILTEDGKYLIGGILIGDAEAYGTLLQMTLNHMELPEDPMKLILPASDGSEDIGGGPAALPDTATICSCENVSKGAICGVIINDGVRTLGDIKSMTKAGTGCGGCVPLVTKLLNYQLGELGEAVNTDLCEHFAHTRTELYDIVKVSGITTFDALLGTHGKGEHGCEICKPAIGSILASIHNDKVIAKSNAKLQDTNDRFLANIQKNGTYSVVPRVPGGEITADKLIVIGEVAKDYDLYVKITGGQRIDLFGAQLNDLPEIWRKLIDAGFESGHAYGKSLRTIKSCVGCNWCRFGVQDSVGLAIRLENRYKGIRSPHKLKSAVSGCTRECAEAQSKDFGIIATEKGYNLYLGGNGGMKPRHADLFAIDLDEETTTKYIDRFLMYYIKTADRLTRTSVWVDSLEGGMDHLREVIVDDKLGICDDLDQQMKHLVDTYHCEWKDAIEDPEKLKLFKHFGNSDAVDPNVKFTRERTQIKPALEGELTSV
- a CDS encoding VF530 family protein, whose protein sequence is MNHEQPKNPLHGYTLEQIVISLSDYYGWDGLGGRIEIRCFNENPSVKSSLKFLRRTPWARKKVEELFVYTLEKYGTDEASEEEAASEGEG